Proteins co-encoded in one Sparus aurata chromosome 18, fSpaAur1.1, whole genome shotgun sequence genomic window:
- the fbxo38 gene encoding F-box only protein 38 isoform X2, translated as MGPRRKPSELQPVGGSGEGQLVLRPSESKDYINELSHEVLCHIFRYLPMKDIMCMECLSRKLREAVTLYLRVVKVVDLCAGRWWEYMPSGFTDNSFLLLLKKMPDLEQLYGLHPRYLERRRVRGYEAFSIPGVLEALQACPSLLGVETSHLELVEAIWNYMPQVHILGKFRNRNGAFPIPAENKLTIPITAKIQTLHLVGVNVPEIPCVSMLRHLYLKWVRLTKPQPFKDFLCVSLRTFVMRNCAGPTNSLKYVPLVTGLASARNLEQLELVRVPFLGGLIQHVVEDSWRSGGFRNLHTIVFGACKNALEVDLGYLIITAARRLHELRIQPSLTKDGVFSALKMAELEFPQFETLHLGYVDEFLLQCKMSHSELVKYGLADVIENPGIITDIGIKVVNEVFSNIKYLLIYNCPHLHNPHHWITDQSRWSRLVDLTLVRCHAIKLESFSQFIESLPSLEFICLDQMFREPPKGCARVGLSAGTGIGVSSALVSNQNSNNDNDNNNNHHHHNNEANLPPAPPPVNNNNNQRRQHPQQHNAQAEVNGMDEEEEEEEEEMMLEEENMEAESQVEVKGEEANASPGPSHPAVTTQPPDEEQAGPSGLVQQCRPAGVPVPKPPLVISDSDSEEEEGLVSRLMPASCLQQPASCPEGKGKTPLRRNNNVAVSVVAPAHQTKAQVLESSCEKSCQVTSEQIKADMKAATENSKRTSSNGIAPEAGATNARPPADRGTFRGTGSAGVAARSGVQPVTGSVSRVGPGVATSRQGGGCGRVLAGTTHRGTTTTDRATGTGRTIDGTEAPSGVHAGDSCSRDAGVRQCTSAAGVYSLNPTDASVNHASRRPTLLTGQGQRQQVPAGSAAAGSGSQQGQARDKDFVPRRPLTRSCTRMSSASLVPETDLSRPRPRVSVRRKRMADKSTSTSDPVTEDDHVQILSLKSKNLVGITLTNCGITDLVLKDCPKMMFIHATRCRVLKQLRVESAPIVNRFDYAQCKKLDMEQVLDQILRMPPERNRIIYMRPMHQIDSVALERQLFQGPYPYHIAIVHEFSNPANIRNKVRIRSWMDTIANISQENSIAHARGFTTPTSIVRLNLCRLLLWLYST; from the exons ATGGGGCCTCGGAGGAAGCCCTCTGAACTCCAGCCTGTAGGAGGTAGTGGTGAAGGTCAACTTGTCCTGAGACCCAGTGAGTCCAAGGACTACATCAACGAGCTGTCCCATGAAGTCCTCTGTCATATATTCAG GTACCTTCCCATGAAGGACATCATGTGTATGGAGTGTCTGTCCAGAAAACTTCGAGAAGCTGTAACTCTATACCTTCGAGTGGTCAAGGTAGTGGATCTATGTGCTGGTCGCTGGTGGGAGTATATGCCTTCAG GCTTTACAGACAACAGCTTTCTGCTCCTTTTGAAGAAAATGCCAGATCTGGAGCAGCTGTATGGTCTCCACCCACGATACCTGGAGAGGAGACGAGTCAGAGGCTACGAGGCTTTCAGTATACCTGGAGTCCTGGAGGCGCTACAAGCCTGTCCCAGTCTGCTG GGTGTCGAGACATCCCATCTAGAGCTGGTGGAAGCCATATGGAACTACATGCCTCAGGTTCATATACTGGGAAAGTTCCGCAACCGCAATGGGGCTTTTCCCATTCCTGCTGAGAACAAACTGACCATCCCCATAACTGCGAAGATCCAGACCCTACATCTAGTAG gTGTGAATGTCCCAGAGATCCCCTGTGTGTCCATGCTGCGCCACCTTTATCTGAAGTGGGTCCGTCTCACCAAACCACAGCCGTTTAAGGACTTTCTGTGTGTGAGCCTGAGAACCTTTGTCATGCGGAACTGCGCAGGGCCAACAAACTCCCTCAAGTATGTTCCCCTGGTTACCGGTTTAGCATCGGCGCGAAACTTGGAGCAGCTGGAATTAGTGAGAGTTCCTTTCCTGGGAGGGCTGATCCAACATGTAGTGGAGGACAGCTGGAGGTCAG GAGGATTTCGAAACCTCCACACCATTGTGTTTGGAGCCTGCAAAAATGCACTAGAAGTGGACTTGGGCTACCTCATCATCACTGCTGCTCGCAG GCTACATGAACTCCGTATCCAGCCTTCACTGACTAAAGATGGGGTCTTCTCAGCTCTCAAAATGGCTGAACTAGAGTTTCCTCAGTTTGAGACGCTTCATTTGGGATACGTGGATGAGTTCCTGCTGCAAT GTAAGATGAGCCATTCGGAGCTGGTGAAGTATGGTCTGGCTGATGTAATAGAGAACCCAGGCATCATCACTGATATTGGCATAAAGGTGGTGAACGAGGTCTTCTCTAACATTAAATACCTCCTCATCTACAACTGTCCTCACCTGCATAACCCTCACCACTGGATCACAG ATCAATCCAGATGGAGCCGTCTTGTTGATCTCACACTGGTTCGCTGTCATGCTATCAAACTGGAATCCTTTTCCCAGTTCATAGAGTCACTGCCCAGTCTGGAGTTTATCTGTCTGGACCAGATGTTCAGAGAGCCACCCAAG ggCTGTGCCAGAGTGGGCCTGAGCGCAGGAACTGGTATTGGTGTGTCCTCCGCACTGGTCAGCAACCAGAACTCCAACAAtgacaacgacaacaacaacaaccaccaccaccacaataATGAGGCCAAtctgcctcctgctcctccacctgtcaacaacaacaacaaccaaagaCGGCAGCATCCGCAGCAGCACAATG CACAAGCAGAAGTAAATGGGAtggacgaggaagaggaagaggaggaggaggaaatgatgttggaggaggagaacaTGGAGGCCGAGTCTCAGGTAGAGGTGAAAGGGGAAGAAGCCAATGCATCTCCAGGACCAAGTCATCCAGCTGTAACAACCCAACCTCCTGATGAGGAGCAAGCAG GTCCCAGTGGTTTAGTCCAGCAGTGTAGACCAGCTGGTGTCCCTGTTCCTAAGCCCCCATTGGTCATCTCAGACTCTGacagtgaggaagaggaaggccTTGTTTCAAGGCTGATGCCAGCTTCCTGTTTGCAGCAGCCAGCGTCCTGTCCAGAAG GTAAAGGAAAGACTCCTCTGCGGCGGAACAACAATGTGGCTGTATCTGTGGTGGCCCCCGCACATCAGACAAAGGCTCAGGTGTTGGAGAGCAGCTGTGAGAAGAGCTGTCAGGTGACCAGTGAACAGATCAAGGCAGACATGAAGGCAGCTACTGAAAACAGCAAGAGGACTAGCAGTAATGGTATTGCTCCTGAGGCTGGGGCGACCAATGCAAGGCCTCCGGCCGACAGAGGGACATTTCGAGGCACTGGGAGTGCTGGGGTAGCAGCAAgaagtggagtgcagccagtgACTGGATCTGTGAGCAGGGTTGGACCTGGGGTAGCTACATCCAGACAAGGTGGTGGATGTGGGAGGGTGCTTGCAGGGACCACCCATAGAGGAACCACAACCACTGACAGAGCCACAGGAACTGGCAGGACTATTGATGGCACAGAGGCCCCATCTGGGGTACACGCTGGGGACAGTTGCTCAAGGGACGCTGGGGTGAGGCAGTGCACAAGTGCTGCTGGTGTGTACAGTCTGAACCCTACAGATGCTTCTGTAAACCATGCCTCCAGGAGGCCAACACTACTGACTGGACAGGGGCAGAGACAGCAAGTCCCTGCtggatctgctgctgctggttcagGTTCACAGCAGGGTCAGGCTAGAGACAAGGACTTTGTTCCAAGACGACCTTTGACTCGATCTTGTACCCGCATGTCTTCTGCATCCCTGGTACCTGAGACAG ATCTTTCAAGACCCAGACCTCGAGTATCAGTGAGGAGGAAACGAATGGCTGACAAATCAACAAGTACCTCAGACCCGGTCACTGAGGACGACCACGTACAG ATTTTGTCTCTGAAGAGTAAAAACCTGGTTGGCATCACACTGACCAACTGTGGAATCACTGACCTGGTCCTCAAAGACTGCCCCAAGATGATGTTCATTCATG CCACCAGATGTCGAGTGTTGAAACAACTGCGTGTAGAAAGTGCCCCCATAGTGAACAGGTTCGATTATGCTCAGTGCAAGAAGCTGGACATGGAACAGGTTCTGGATCAGATACTGAGGATGCCTCCGGAGAGAAACCGCATCATCTACATGCGCCCTATGCACCAG ATTGACTCAGTAGCATTGGAGCGTCAGCTCTTCCAGGGGCCCTATCCCTACCACATTGCTATAGTGCACGAGTTCAGCAACCCAGCAAATATACGCAATAAGGTCCGCATTCGCAGCTGGATGGACACGATAGCCAACATCAGCCA GGAGAACTCCATTGCGCATGCGCGCGGATTTACGACACCGACGTCCATCGTACGGCTGAATCTGTGCCGGCTGCTGCTCTGGCTCTACTCTACCTGA
- the fbxo38 gene encoding F-box only protein 38 isoform X1, with translation MGPRRKPSELQPVGGSGEGQLVLRPSESKDYINELSHEVLCHIFRYLPMKDIMCMECLSRKLREAVTLYLRVVKVVDLCAGRWWEYMPSGFTDNSFLLLLKKMPDLEQLYGLHPRYLERRRVRGYEAFSIPGVLEALQACPSLLGVETSHLELVEAIWNYMPQVHILGKFRNRNGAFPIPAENKLTIPITAKIQTLHLVGVNVPEIPCVSMLRHLYLKWVRLTKPQPFKDFLCVSLRTFVMRNCAGPTNSLKYVPLVTGLASARNLEQLELVRVPFLGGLIQHVVEDSWRSGGFRNLHTIVFGACKNALEVDLGYLIITAARRLHELRIQPSLTKDGVFSALKMAELEFPQFETLHLGYVDEFLLQCKMSHSELVKYGLADVIENPGIITDIGIKVVNEVFSNIKYLLIYNCPHLHNPHHWITDQSRWSRLVDLTLVRCHAIKLESFSQFIESLPSLEFICLDQMFREPPKGCARVGLSAGTGIGVSSALVSNQNSNNDNDNNNNHHHHNNEANLPPAPPPVNNNNNQRRQHPQQHNAQAEVNGMDEEEEEEEEEMMLEEENMEAESQVEVKGEEANASPGPSHPAVTTQPPDEEQAGPSGLVQQCRPAGVPVPKPPLVISDSDSEEEEGLVSRLMPASCLQQPASCPEGKGKTPLRRNNNVAVSVVAPAHQTKAQVLESSCEKSCQVTSEQIKADMKAATENSKRTSSNGIAPEAGATNARPPADRGTFRGTGSAGVAARSGVQPVTGSVSRVGPGVATSRQGGGCGRVLAGTTHRGTTTTDRATGTGRTIDGTEAPSGVHAGDSCSRDAGVRQCTSAAGVYSLNPTDASVNHASRRPTLLTGQGQRQQVPAGSAAAGSGSQQGQARDKDFVPRRPLTRSCTRMSSASLVPETDLSRPRPRVSVRRKRMADKSTSTSDPVTEDDHVQILSLKSKNLVGITLTNCGITDLVLKDCPKMMFIHATRCRVLKQLRVESAPIVNRFDYAQCKKLDMEQVLDQILRMPPERNRIIYMRPMHQIDSVALERQLFQGPYPYHIAIVHEFSNPANIRNKVRIRSWMDTIANISQELIKYEFFPEATRTEEDVKNYPKYPWGRDIYTLEGVVDGAPYSMITDFPWLKALKAADPNSYARYDFEDDESTTIYAPRRKGQLSADICMETIGEEISERRQSKRGVFERVVVLFLHHCDTPGEPVDDDYI, from the exons ATGGGGCCTCGGAGGAAGCCCTCTGAACTCCAGCCTGTAGGAGGTAGTGGTGAAGGTCAACTTGTCCTGAGACCCAGTGAGTCCAAGGACTACATCAACGAGCTGTCCCATGAAGTCCTCTGTCATATATTCAG GTACCTTCCCATGAAGGACATCATGTGTATGGAGTGTCTGTCCAGAAAACTTCGAGAAGCTGTAACTCTATACCTTCGAGTGGTCAAGGTAGTGGATCTATGTGCTGGTCGCTGGTGGGAGTATATGCCTTCAG GCTTTACAGACAACAGCTTTCTGCTCCTTTTGAAGAAAATGCCAGATCTGGAGCAGCTGTATGGTCTCCACCCACGATACCTGGAGAGGAGACGAGTCAGAGGCTACGAGGCTTTCAGTATACCTGGAGTCCTGGAGGCGCTACAAGCCTGTCCCAGTCTGCTG GGTGTCGAGACATCCCATCTAGAGCTGGTGGAAGCCATATGGAACTACATGCCTCAGGTTCATATACTGGGAAAGTTCCGCAACCGCAATGGGGCTTTTCCCATTCCTGCTGAGAACAAACTGACCATCCCCATAACTGCGAAGATCCAGACCCTACATCTAGTAG gTGTGAATGTCCCAGAGATCCCCTGTGTGTCCATGCTGCGCCACCTTTATCTGAAGTGGGTCCGTCTCACCAAACCACAGCCGTTTAAGGACTTTCTGTGTGTGAGCCTGAGAACCTTTGTCATGCGGAACTGCGCAGGGCCAACAAACTCCCTCAAGTATGTTCCCCTGGTTACCGGTTTAGCATCGGCGCGAAACTTGGAGCAGCTGGAATTAGTGAGAGTTCCTTTCCTGGGAGGGCTGATCCAACATGTAGTGGAGGACAGCTGGAGGTCAG GAGGATTTCGAAACCTCCACACCATTGTGTTTGGAGCCTGCAAAAATGCACTAGAAGTGGACTTGGGCTACCTCATCATCACTGCTGCTCGCAG GCTACATGAACTCCGTATCCAGCCTTCACTGACTAAAGATGGGGTCTTCTCAGCTCTCAAAATGGCTGAACTAGAGTTTCCTCAGTTTGAGACGCTTCATTTGGGATACGTGGATGAGTTCCTGCTGCAAT GTAAGATGAGCCATTCGGAGCTGGTGAAGTATGGTCTGGCTGATGTAATAGAGAACCCAGGCATCATCACTGATATTGGCATAAAGGTGGTGAACGAGGTCTTCTCTAACATTAAATACCTCCTCATCTACAACTGTCCTCACCTGCATAACCCTCACCACTGGATCACAG ATCAATCCAGATGGAGCCGTCTTGTTGATCTCACACTGGTTCGCTGTCATGCTATCAAACTGGAATCCTTTTCCCAGTTCATAGAGTCACTGCCCAGTCTGGAGTTTATCTGTCTGGACCAGATGTTCAGAGAGCCACCCAAG ggCTGTGCCAGAGTGGGCCTGAGCGCAGGAACTGGTATTGGTGTGTCCTCCGCACTGGTCAGCAACCAGAACTCCAACAAtgacaacgacaacaacaacaaccaccaccaccacaataATGAGGCCAAtctgcctcctgctcctccacctgtcaacaacaacaacaaccaaagaCGGCAGCATCCGCAGCAGCACAATG CACAAGCAGAAGTAAATGGGAtggacgaggaagaggaagaggaggaggaggaaatgatgttggaggaggagaacaTGGAGGCCGAGTCTCAGGTAGAGGTGAAAGGGGAAGAAGCCAATGCATCTCCAGGACCAAGTCATCCAGCTGTAACAACCCAACCTCCTGATGAGGAGCAAGCAG GTCCCAGTGGTTTAGTCCAGCAGTGTAGACCAGCTGGTGTCCCTGTTCCTAAGCCCCCATTGGTCATCTCAGACTCTGacagtgaggaagaggaaggccTTGTTTCAAGGCTGATGCCAGCTTCCTGTTTGCAGCAGCCAGCGTCCTGTCCAGAAG GTAAAGGAAAGACTCCTCTGCGGCGGAACAACAATGTGGCTGTATCTGTGGTGGCCCCCGCACATCAGACAAAGGCTCAGGTGTTGGAGAGCAGCTGTGAGAAGAGCTGTCAGGTGACCAGTGAACAGATCAAGGCAGACATGAAGGCAGCTACTGAAAACAGCAAGAGGACTAGCAGTAATGGTATTGCTCCTGAGGCTGGGGCGACCAATGCAAGGCCTCCGGCCGACAGAGGGACATTTCGAGGCACTGGGAGTGCTGGGGTAGCAGCAAgaagtggagtgcagccagtgACTGGATCTGTGAGCAGGGTTGGACCTGGGGTAGCTACATCCAGACAAGGTGGTGGATGTGGGAGGGTGCTTGCAGGGACCACCCATAGAGGAACCACAACCACTGACAGAGCCACAGGAACTGGCAGGACTATTGATGGCACAGAGGCCCCATCTGGGGTACACGCTGGGGACAGTTGCTCAAGGGACGCTGGGGTGAGGCAGTGCACAAGTGCTGCTGGTGTGTACAGTCTGAACCCTACAGATGCTTCTGTAAACCATGCCTCCAGGAGGCCAACACTACTGACTGGACAGGGGCAGAGACAGCAAGTCCCTGCtggatctgctgctgctggttcagGTTCACAGCAGGGTCAGGCTAGAGACAAGGACTTTGTTCCAAGACGACCTTTGACTCGATCTTGTACCCGCATGTCTTCTGCATCCCTGGTACCTGAGACAG ATCTTTCAAGACCCAGACCTCGAGTATCAGTGAGGAGGAAACGAATGGCTGACAAATCAACAAGTACCTCAGACCCGGTCACTGAGGACGACCACGTACAG ATTTTGTCTCTGAAGAGTAAAAACCTGGTTGGCATCACACTGACCAACTGTGGAATCACTGACCTGGTCCTCAAAGACTGCCCCAAGATGATGTTCATTCATG CCACCAGATGTCGAGTGTTGAAACAACTGCGTGTAGAAAGTGCCCCCATAGTGAACAGGTTCGATTATGCTCAGTGCAAGAAGCTGGACATGGAACAGGTTCTGGATCAGATACTGAGGATGCCTCCGGAGAGAAACCGCATCATCTACATGCGCCCTATGCACCAG ATTGACTCAGTAGCATTGGAGCGTCAGCTCTTCCAGGGGCCCTATCCCTACCACATTGCTATAGTGCACGAGTTCAGCAACCCAGCAAATATACGCAATAAGGTCCGCATTCGCAGCTGGATGGACACGATAGCCAACATCAGCCA AGAATTAATTAAGTATGAGTTCTTCCCAGAGGCCACCAGGACAGAAGAGGATGTGAAGAATTATCCCAAGTACCCCTGGGGCCGGGATATCTATACACTGGAAG GAGTGGTGGATGGTGCTCCCTACAGCATGATAACCGACTTCCCCTGGTTGAAGGCTCTAAAAGCAGCTGATCCCAACAGCTATGCTCGCTATGACTTTGAGGACGATGAAAGCA CCACCATCTATGCCCCACGGCGTAAAGGGCAGCTGTCAGCCGACATCTGCATGGAAACCATTGGCGAGGAGATCTCAGAGCGTCGACAGAGCAAACGAGGAGTGTTTGAGAGAGTGGTGGTCCTTTTCCTGCATCACTGTGATACACCAGGAGAACCTGTGGACGATGACTACATCTAG